A part of Synechococcus sp. UW179A genomic DNA contains:
- a CDS encoding MFS transporter, producing MLGELWSFQGRYRTLHLTWFAFFLTFVVWFNLAPLATTVKADLGLTVGQIRTVAICNVALTIPARVLIGMLLDKFGPRLTYSTLLVFSVIPCLMFASAQDFNQLVVSRLLLSIVGAGFVIGIRMVAEWFPPKEIGLAEGIYGGWGNFGSAFSALSLVALAGFLSFSGGFELPTGATLNWRGAIALTGIISAVYGVIYFFNVSDTPPGKEYQRPERTAGLEVTSMRDFWGLLGMNVPFAAILCVLCWRLQKVGFLNAGTYPLALLAVLIWFIFQTWGIIRTNRELIMGTKVYPKEDRYEFRQVAILELTYIVNFGSELAVVSMLPTFFETTFDLPKATAGILASCFAFVNLVARPAGGLISDKLGSRKNTMGFLTAGLGIGYLVMSLIKPGTFSGSTGIFIAVVITMLASFFVQSGEGATFALVPLVKRRVTGQVAGLVGAYGNVGAVTYLTIFSLLPLWMGGGKDPSPEVIAASNSTFFQILGIAGLIVAFFCFFFLKEPKGSFAELHEGESPSQSSPAMAR from the coding sequence ATGCTTGGCGAACTCTGGTCATTCCAGGGGAGATATCGAACACTCCATCTCACCTGGTTTGCATTCTTTTTAACTTTTGTCGTTTGGTTCAACCTGGCGCCTCTGGCCACAACAGTGAAAGCGGATCTTGGCCTGACCGTTGGCCAGATCCGTACAGTTGCAATCTGCAACGTTGCTCTCACCATCCCAGCCCGTGTGCTGATAGGCATGTTGCTGGATAAATTTGGTCCTCGACTCACCTATTCCACCCTTCTGGTTTTCTCGGTGATTCCCTGCCTGATGTTTGCATCAGCACAGGATTTCAATCAACTAGTGGTGTCCCGTCTGCTGCTCTCAATCGTAGGCGCCGGCTTCGTGATCGGCATCCGCATGGTGGCCGAATGGTTCCCTCCCAAAGAGATTGGTCTGGCAGAGGGTATTTACGGCGGCTGGGGCAACTTCGGCTCCGCCTTCTCGGCACTGAGCCTTGTTGCACTGGCTGGGTTTCTCTCCTTCTCCGGGGGATTTGAGCTGCCGACTGGCGCCACCCTGAACTGGCGAGGAGCGATTGCTTTAACAGGAATTATCTCCGCCGTTTACGGAGTGATCTACTTCTTCAACGTCAGCGACACCCCGCCAGGCAAGGAGTATCAACGTCCTGAGAGGACTGCAGGCCTTGAAGTTACTTCAATGAGGGATTTCTGGGGGCTGCTCGGCATGAATGTTCCCTTCGCCGCAATCCTCTGTGTTCTTTGCTGGAGACTTCAGAAAGTTGGATTCTTGAACGCTGGAACTTATCCACTGGCCCTGCTTGCTGTACTCATCTGGTTCATCTTCCAAACCTGGGGAATCATCCGAACCAACCGTGAATTGATCATGGGAACCAAGGTGTATCCGAAAGAGGATCGTTATGAGTTCCGCCAGGTCGCCATTCTCGAACTCACCTACATCGTGAACTTCGGTTCCGAACTGGCTGTGGTTTCCATGCTTCCTACTTTCTTTGAAACCACATTCGACCTACCGAAGGCAACAGCGGGAATCTTGGCCTCTTGTTTCGCCTTCGTGAATCTGGTCGCTCGTCCCGCCGGTGGTCTGATCTCCGACAAGCTCGGCAGCCGAAAAAACACCATGGGCTTCCTCACGGCAGGACTGGGCATCGGCTATCTGGTGATGAGCCTGATCAAACCTGGCACTTTCAGTGGTTCCACAGGCATCTTCATTGCTGTGGTGATCACCATGCTTGCTTCCTTCTTCGTTCAATCCGGGGAAGGCGCAACATTTGCCCTCGTACCGCTAGTGAAGCGTCGCGTCACGGGTCAGGTGGCAGGCCTGGTTGGTGCCTACGGCAACGTCGGCGCCGTGACTTACCTCACCATCTTCAGCCTGCTGCCGCTTTGGATGGGTGGAGGGAAAGATCCTTCCCCTGAGGTGATTGCAGCCTCCAACAGCACCTTTTTCCAGATTCTGGGAATCGCAGGACTGATCGTGGCTTTCTTCTGCTTCTTTTTCCTCAAGGAACCCAAAGGATCCTTCGCTGAGTTGCATGAAGGTGAAAGTCCCTCCCAATCCTCACCTGCGATGGCTCGCTGA
- a CDS encoding molybdenum cofactor guanylyltransferase, with amino-acid sequence MTRRLLGVVLAGGASRRMGADKALLTHPDGSSWLEAQVRLVRSAGLEVCVMTGHGTHHALLSTCKGVTVQGEPWQPAGPLWALSCVLHDRDDEALLTLPVDMPGLRLDALQQLILRWRQRQARALVADDGSRLQHLFGIYPCGVLFRKALDDELTEGKGRWCGWLERIPYDTVKLPPDQLVNVNRPLDLSALTG; translated from the coding sequence ATGACTCGTCGTCTTCTGGGCGTTGTTCTTGCCGGTGGTGCCAGTCGTCGCATGGGTGCCGACAAGGCCCTGCTGACCCATCCAGATGGATCGAGCTGGCTGGAGGCTCAAGTGCGGCTGGTGCGCTCAGCGGGTCTTGAGGTCTGTGTGATGACAGGTCATGGCACGCATCACGCGCTGCTCAGCACTTGTAAGGGAGTGACTGTTCAAGGGGAGCCCTGGCAGCCTGCAGGTCCCCTCTGGGCTTTGAGTTGTGTTCTGCATGATCGTGATGATGAAGCGTTGCTCACACTGCCTGTGGATATGCCAGGCCTACGTCTGGATGCATTGCAGCAACTGATCCTTCGCTGGAGACAGCGGCAAGCCAGGGCGCTTGTTGCGGATGACGGCTCCAGGCTCCAGCACCTCTTTGGGATTTATCCGTGCGGTGTCTTGTTTCGCAAGGCGCTTGATGATGAGCTGACGGAGGGGAAGGGCCGTTGGTGTGGCTGGCTTGAGCGCATTCCTTATGACACGGTGAAACTTCCTCCTGATCAGCTGGTCAATGTCAATCGGCCCCTTGATCTGTCAGCGTTGACCGGATGA